Proteins encoded together in one Bradyrhizobium sp. PSBB068 window:
- the galE gene encoding UDP-glucose 4-epimerase GalE, whose translation MASRGSILITGGAGYIGSHCAKAVAEAGFVPVVYDNLSTGHRNFVQWGPLVIGDVADHDRITATVREHDALAVMHFAAFSAVGESVADPQKYYSNNVAGTLGLLRGMREAGCDRLVFSSTGAVYGNAGRDPIPESAAGPTVNPYGRSKFMIEQMLADYRAAYRFNSVCLRYFNACGADASGTIGELRDPETHLIPRALMALLGHVPDFAIFGEDYETPDGTAVRDYIHVDDLASAHIAALELLLKGDAGGVFNLGTGTGYSVREVLDAIRAETGEAVPCVVRERRAGDPPILVADPSKSESGLGFKASRSDLGHIIRSAWAWHQKAHPRRR comes from the coding sequence ATGGCGAGCAGGGGTTCGATCCTCATCACGGGCGGCGCGGGATATATCGGATCCCATTGCGCCAAGGCCGTTGCCGAGGCCGGCTTTGTTCCGGTCGTCTATGACAATCTCTCCACCGGTCACCGCAACTTCGTGCAATGGGGGCCGCTCGTCATCGGCGACGTCGCCGATCATGACAGGATCACGGCCACGGTCCGCGAGCACGATGCGCTTGCCGTGATGCACTTCGCCGCGTTCAGCGCGGTCGGCGAATCCGTCGCGGACCCGCAGAAATACTACAGCAACAACGTTGCGGGCACGCTCGGCCTGCTGCGCGGGATGCGGGAAGCGGGTTGCGACCGCCTGGTGTTCTCCTCGACCGGCGCCGTCTACGGCAATGCCGGGCGCGATCCGATTCCCGAGAGCGCCGCGGGTCCGACCGTCAATCCGTACGGCCGCTCCAAATTCATGATCGAGCAGATGCTGGCCGACTATCGCGCGGCCTATCGGTTCAACTCGGTCTGCCTGCGCTACTTCAACGCCTGCGGCGCCGATGCTTCCGGCACCATCGGCGAGCTGCGCGATCCCGAGACGCACCTCATTCCACGCGCACTGATGGCGCTGCTCGGGCACGTGCCGGACTTCGCGATCTTCGGCGAGGATTACGAGACGCCTGACGGCACCGCGGTGCGCGACTATATCCATGTCGACGATCTCGCCAGCGCCCATATCGCGGCACTCGAACTGCTGTTGAAGGGCGACGCCGGCGGCGTGTTCAACCTCGGCACCGGCACCGGCTATTCGGTGCGCGAGGTGCTCGACGCGATCCGCGCCGAGACCGGCGAAGCGGTGCCGTGCGTGGTGCGCGAGCGCCGGGCCGGCGATCCGCCGATCCTGGTGGCCGATCCCTCCAAGTCGGAAAGCGGTCTCGGCTTCAAGGCGAGCCGGTCCGATCTCGGCCACATCATTCGCTCGGCCTGGGCGTGGCACCAGAAGGCGCATCCGCGCCGGCGTTAA
- a CDS encoding VanZ family protein produces the protein MVAGWLALAFIAFVTLSPIQDRPTFLHPQAERFAAYAVMGLAFVLGYPRRTALIVLFVVFSAFTLEAMQLLTPDRHGRLLDAVVKVAGGFAGIGAGHFILLVLRSQFGRLKSRAENSAS, from the coding sequence GTGGTCGCCGGCTGGCTCGCGCTGGCCTTCATCGCATTTGTCACACTGTCGCCAATCCAGGACCGTCCAACGTTCTTGCACCCGCAGGCCGAGCGCTTCGCCGCGTATGCCGTGATGGGACTGGCCTTTGTGCTGGGCTACCCGCGGCGCACCGCGCTGATCGTGCTGTTTGTCGTCTTCAGCGCCTTCACGCTGGAGGCGATGCAATTGCTGACACCGGACCGCCACGGCCGGCTGCTCGACGCGGTCGTGAAGGTCGCGGGCGGTTTTGCCGGCATCGGCGCGGGTCACTTCATCCTGCTGGTGCTGCGCAGCCAGTTCGGCCGGCTGAAATCGCGCGCGGAGAACTCCGCAAGCTAA
- a CDS encoding response regulator transcription factor, whose product MRLLVVEDDPDLNRQLTTALTDAGYVVDRAFDGEEGHFLGDSEPYDAVVLDIGLPKMDGISVLEAWRRNKRVMPVLILTARDRWSDKVQGFDAGADDYVAKPFHLEEVLARIRALLRRATGHAQVELVCGPVALNTRTKRVTVNGNPIKLTSHEYNLLDYLMHHTGRVVSRTELVEHLYDQDFDRDSNTIEVFVGRIRKKLEVDIIQTVRGLGYMLSAPT is encoded by the coding sequence GTGCGTCTGCTCGTCGTTGAGGATGACCCGGATCTGAACCGCCAGCTCACCACCGCGCTGACGGACGCCGGCTATGTGGTCGATCGCGCGTTCGACGGCGAGGAAGGGCATTTCCTCGGCGACAGCGAGCCCTATGACGCCGTCGTGCTCGATATCGGCCTGCCGAAGATGGACGGTATCTCGGTGCTCGAGGCCTGGCGGCGCAACAAGCGGGTGATGCCGGTGCTGATCCTCACCGCGCGCGACCGCTGGAGCGACAAGGTTCAGGGCTTCGACGCCGGCGCCGACGACTATGTCGCCAAGCCCTTCCATCTCGAGGAGGTGCTGGCGCGGATCCGTGCGCTGTTGCGCCGCGCGACCGGGCATGCCCAGGTCGAGCTGGTGTGCGGGCCGGTAGCGCTCAACACCCGCACCAAGCGCGTGACCGTCAACGGCAACCCGATCAAGCTGACCTCGCACGAATACAATCTGCTCGACTATCTGATGCACCACACCGGGCGGGTGGTTTCGCGCACCGAGCTGGTCGAGCATCTCTACGACCAGGACTTCGACCGCGACTCCAACACCATCGAGGTGTTCGTCGGCCGCATCCGCAAGAAGCTGGAAGTCGATATCATCCAGACGGTTCGCGGCCTCGGCTACATGCTGTCGGCGCCGACTTGA
- a CDS encoding sensor histidine kinase, with protein sequence MGGSSLATRLFVSATAWVVVILAITGVILSSVYRDATERAFDRRLNLYLRTLIAEVATPDEPADRQFQSLGEPLFDLPLSGWYWQITRTDTEKGETRASRSLWDKKLPKLEEHGAELTAAGVRLGYVDGPEGQSLRVVERPVDLGADGKFLVSVAGDATEIFDETRSFDYYLFGTFAALGIVLLLTTIFQVRYGLAPLKRISDAIADIRSGRAERLEGRFPVEIAPLARETNALIDANREIVERSRTHVGNLAHAIKTPLSVIVNEAASHGADPFASKVLEQADVMRDQVAHHLERARIAARATIVSTITDVAPVIEALRRTMEKIHRDRDLSIEAKADPAARFRGERQDLEEMVGNLVDNACKWAASQVFIEVSVVPPEAPGAGPKLRIAVDDDGRGLSEDERAKVARRGQRLDESKPGSGLGLSIVTDLAGLYGGKLTLSDAPIGGLRAELVLPAV encoded by the coding sequence ATGGGCGGCAGCTCGCTTGCGACCCGCCTGTTCGTCTCGGCGACCGCCTGGGTGGTGGTGATCCTGGCGATCACGGGCGTCATCCTGTCGTCGGTCTACCGCGACGCGACCGAGCGCGCCTTCGACCGGCGCCTCAACCTCTATCTGCGTACCCTGATCGCCGAAGTGGCGACGCCGGACGAGCCGGCGGACCGCCAGTTCCAGTCGCTCGGCGAGCCGCTGTTCGACCTGCCGCTTTCGGGCTGGTACTGGCAGATCACCCGCACCGACACCGAAAAGGGCGAGACCCGCGCCTCGCGCTCGCTGTGGGACAAGAAGCTTCCGAAGCTCGAGGAGCACGGCGCCGAGCTGACCGCCGCCGGCGTCCGCCTCGGCTATGTCGATGGGCCCGAGGGCCAGAGCCTGCGGGTGGTGGAGCGGCCGGTCGATCTCGGCGCCGACGGCAAGTTCCTGGTCAGTGTCGCCGGTGACGCCACCGAGATCTTCGATGAGACCCGCAGCTTCGACTATTATCTGTTCGGCACCTTCGCGGCGCTGGGCATCGTGCTGCTGCTGACCACGATCTTCCAGGTGCGCTATGGCCTCGCGCCGCTCAAGCGCATTTCGGATGCGATCGCCGATATCCGCTCCGGCCGCGCCGAGCGGCTGGAGGGACGGTTTCCGGTCGAGATCGCGCCGCTGGCGCGCGAGACCAATGCGCTGATCGATGCCAACCGGGAGATCGTCGAGCGCTCGCGCACCCATGTCGGCAATCTCGCCCATGCGATCAAGACGCCGCTGTCGGTGATCGTGAACGAGGCGGCGTCGCATGGCGCCGATCCCTTCGCCAGCAAGGTGCTGGAGCAGGCCGATGTGATGCGTGACCAGGTCGCGCACCATCTCGAGCGCGCCCGGATCGCCGCCCGCGCCACCATTGTCTCGACCATCACCGATGTCGCACCTGTCATCGAGGCGCTGCGGCGGACCATGGAGAAGATCCATCGCGACCGCGACCTCTCGATCGAGGCGAAGGCCGATCCGGCGGCGCGGTTCCGCGGCGAGCGGCAGGATCTGGAGGAGATGGTCGGCAATCTGGTCGACAATGCCTGCAAATGGGCGGCCTCGCAGGTGTTCATCGAGGTCAGCGTGGTGCCGCCGGAGGCGCCGGGCGCCGGGCCGAAGCTGCGCATCGCGGTCGACGACGACGGCCGCGGCCTGTCGGAGGACGAGCGCGCCAAGGTGGCCCGACGCGGCCAGCGGCTCGACGAATCGAAGCCCGGCTCCGGGCTCGGCCTGTCGATCGTGACCGATCTCGCCGGCCTTTATGGCGGCAAGCTCACCCTGAGCGATGCGCCGATCGGCGGCTTGCGGGCCGAGCTGGTGTTGCCGGCGGTGTAG
- a CDS encoding MFS transporter: MGDRHVGHRSSDGRHSLPKMVLSRRASFWVSLAVSMHTLWTSAAPALSYRLYAEEWQLSPLQTTSVFAIYPIFVVGTLVFLGDLSDHVGRRRTMLAALVFSLTGALALAWALDIEWLLTARAVMGIGVGLASGASTAAILEFSPSGDPERAASATNMAQALGFATALLLGGALIQYAPYPLRLDFVVLALVIATLITAVWFLPRHVGSRKPWSLRMPHVPASIRKEFCVAAIGAATAFTSGAVLLSLGGQVAHDLVGSANELMNGAVLASFAVVSAAVTGVARKLPPRLAFFLGSIAAVLAVLFLWLATNVHSLPALLVSTSLAGISYALLFLGALTLLNAVSPADGRGGVLSAFYLVGYLCMGFCALALGLVARASGLATAVAVASVVLASLGGATFLFAAMRFPTIVE, translated from the coding sequence ATGGGAGACCGTCACGTCGGCCACCGCTCGTCGGATGGCCGACATTCCCTTCCAAAAATGGTCCTGAGCCGCCGAGCCAGTTTTTGGGTATCGCTCGCCGTTTCGATGCATACGCTTTGGACGAGCGCCGCACCGGCTCTCAGTTACCGGCTCTATGCCGAGGAATGGCAGCTGTCGCCCCTCCAGACGACGAGCGTGTTCGCGATCTATCCGATATTCGTCGTCGGTACGCTGGTTTTCCTGGGCGATTTATCGGATCACGTCGGAAGACGTCGGACCATGCTTGCCGCGCTCGTCTTCTCCTTGACAGGCGCCCTGGCACTGGCGTGGGCGCTCGATATCGAATGGCTTCTTACGGCCCGCGCAGTAATGGGGATCGGGGTTGGCCTTGCGAGCGGTGCTTCGACAGCCGCCATCCTCGAGTTCAGTCCGAGTGGCGATCCTGAACGTGCCGCTTCCGCGACCAACATGGCACAAGCGCTCGGCTTCGCCACTGCGCTTCTTCTCGGTGGAGCCCTCATTCAGTACGCGCCCTATCCGCTGCGGCTCGACTTTGTCGTTCTCGCGCTGGTGATCGCCACGCTGATCACCGCAGTCTGGTTCCTTCCTCGTCATGTAGGGAGCCGAAAGCCATGGTCTCTACGGATGCCGCATGTGCCGGCAAGCATTCGGAAAGAATTTTGCGTGGCAGCGATCGGCGCCGCGACGGCTTTCACCAGCGGCGCCGTTCTCCTTTCGCTCGGAGGCCAAGTGGCGCACGACCTGGTCGGCTCCGCCAACGAGTTGATGAACGGCGCCGTCCTGGCGAGTTTCGCCGTCGTCTCGGCGGCAGTCACCGGCGTTGCAAGGAAGCTGCCGCCGCGATTGGCATTCTTTCTCGGCTCCATCGCGGCCGTTCTCGCCGTTCTGTTCTTGTGGCTGGCGACGAACGTCCACTCGCTGCCGGCTTTGCTCGTTTCGACCTCGCTGGCGGGGATCAGCTATGCGCTTCTCTTCCTGGGCGCGCTGACCCTGCTAAACGCCGTTTCGCCGGCCGACGGCCGGGGTGGCGTGCTCTCGGCCTTCTATCTCGTCGGCTATCTCTGCATGGGGTTTTGCGCGCTCGCGCTCGGTTTGGTCGCCCGGGCGTCGGGACTGGCGACAGCTGTCGCTGTGGCATCGGTTGTACTCGCTTCGCTGGGAGGCGCGACATTCCTTTTTGCCGCGATGCGCTTCCCAACCATCGTCGAATGA
- a CDS encoding glucose 1-dehydrogenase has translation MSNLTGKVAIVTGASKGIGAAIAKTLAARGAALVVNYASSKAGAEAVVKSIIAADGKAIAVQGDVSKVAEAKAVVDAAIAAYGRLDILVNNSGVYEFGPLESVTEPQFHKMFDVNVLGLLLVTQAAAPHLREGGSIINIGSGVTAITPPQTAVYTASKGAVDAITGVLANELGPRKIRVNTVSPSLTETEGTHSAGMLASEFEAGIVTQTPLGRLGQPQDIADVVAFVASDDARWVTGDKISAGGGLR, from the coding sequence ATGTCTAATCTCACCGGCAAGGTCGCCATCGTCACCGGAGCATCGAAAGGCATCGGTGCCGCCATTGCCAAGACCCTGGCCGCGCGTGGCGCAGCGCTCGTCGTCAATTACGCGTCTAGCAAGGCTGGCGCGGAAGCCGTGGTCAAATCGATCATCGCCGCGGACGGCAAGGCAATCGCCGTTCAGGGCGACGTGTCCAAGGTGGCGGAAGCAAAGGCTGTGGTCGACGCTGCCATTGCCGCCTACGGCCGCCTCGACATTCTGGTCAACAACTCTGGCGTCTACGAATTCGGCCCTCTGGAGTCGGTCACCGAGCCGCAGTTCCACAAGATGTTTGACGTCAACGTGCTTGGTTTGCTGCTGGTGACGCAGGCCGCGGCTCCCCACCTGCGCGAAGGCGGAAGCATCATCAACATCGGCTCGGGCGTCACCGCGATCACCCCGCCCCAGACGGCAGTCTATACCGCCAGCAAAGGCGCGGTGGACGCCATCACCGGCGTATTGGCCAACGAACTCGGCCCCAGGAAAATCCGGGTCAATACCGTGAGCCCCAGCCTAACCGAGACTGAAGGCACGCACAGCGCCGGAATGCTCGCTTCAGAGTTCGAAGCCGGCATCGTCACCCAGACGCCGCTCGGCCGCCTCGGACAGCCGCAGGACATCGCCGACGTCGTCGCCTTCGTGGCCTCGGACGATGCGCGCTGGGTCACCGGTGATAAAATTTCGGCCGGCGGCGGTCTGCGCTGA
- a CDS encoding DUF427 domain-containing protein, whose translation MTLQTIKIPGPDHPITLERNDKRVIVTVGGRVIADTRRAFTLLEAKYPPVHYIPREDVDMAALARSATQTYCPYKGDAAYFSIPSAGERSTDAVWTYEAPYEAVAEINSHLAFYPDRVDAIEEQAA comes from the coding sequence ATGACCCTACAAACGATCAAGATCCCCGGCCCCGACCACCCGATCACCCTCGAGCGGAACGATAAGCGCGTCATCGTCACTGTCGGCGGACGCGTGATCGCTGACACGCGGCGAGCCTTCACGCTGCTCGAGGCCAAGTATCCGCCGGTTCACTACATTCCGCGCGAGGACGTGGACATGGCAGCCCTCGCGAGGTCGGCGACGCAGACTTACTGCCCCTATAAGGGCGATGCGGCCTACTTCAGCATTCCGTCCGCCGGCGAACGTTCGACCGATGCGGTCTGGACCTACGAAGCGCCCTATGAGGCGGTAGCCGAAATCAACAGCCATCTCGCTTTCTACCCCGACCGCGTCGATGCGATCGAGGAACAAGCCGCCTGA
- a CDS encoding SDR family oxidoreductase, protein MKSCCGKTALVTGASRGIGRAAALALSRAGAQVLIHYGRNAAEARSVVDEIKTTGGRAEAIGFDLSDAQGAHRLAAKVREIVGERLDILVANAGVAKAATIEETTIGDFDELFAVNVRAPFFLVQQLLPILKEGSSVIFTSSLAAHAAVGELAAYAATKGAIDTLVKHFALVLGAKGVRVNAVAPGVVETDMSSFARTEAGRDFTLSLQALKRVAQPDDIAGAIAFLASDAARWVSGDTLRVDGGSKL, encoded by the coding sequence ATGAAATCGTGCTGTGGAAAGACCGCGCTCGTCACCGGCGCCTCGCGCGGCATCGGGCGAGCCGCCGCCCTCGCTCTCTCCAGGGCGGGAGCCCAGGTCCTGATCCACTACGGACGCAACGCCGCAGAGGCACGCTCGGTAGTCGACGAGATCAAGACCACAGGAGGCAGGGCCGAGGCGATCGGCTTCGATCTCTCGGACGCCCAAGGCGCGCACAGGCTCGCCGCCAAGGTCCGCGAGATCGTCGGCGAACGGCTCGACATCCTTGTTGCGAACGCCGGAGTGGCCAAAGCCGCGACGATCGAAGAGACCACGATCGGAGATTTCGACGAGCTCTTCGCCGTCAACGTCCGGGCTCCGTTCTTTCTGGTCCAGCAGTTGCTGCCGATCCTCAAAGAAGGATCCAGCGTCATCTTCACCTCTTCGCTTGCGGCCCATGCGGCCGTGGGAGAGCTCGCTGCCTACGCAGCCACCAAGGGAGCCATCGACACCCTGGTCAAGCATTTCGCCCTGGTCCTCGGAGCGAAGGGCGTGCGCGTCAACGCGGTCGCGCCTGGCGTGGTCGAGACCGACATGTCCAGTTTCGCCAGGACCGAGGCCGGCCGCGATTTCACGCTTTCTCTGCAGGCGCTGAAGCGGGTGGCACAGCCCGACGACATCGCCGGCGCCATCGCCTTTCTCGCCTCCGACGCCGCGCGCTGGGTTTCCGGAGACACGCTGCGCGTGGACGGCGGATCGAAGCTTTGA
- a CDS encoding alpha/beta hydrolase gives MTTHTHQTAPTQFVEANGIRFAYRRFGKTGGVPIVMNIHFRGTMDHWDPAVTDGLAAQREVILFDNAGIGASTGETPSTIPGMATDAIAFIKALGIGKTDVLGYSVGGKVAQEIAVQAPDLVRKLVLVGTGPRGADTAASKSAEIFSATYDPPEHLWIAAHFLPNATGRAAGLKYLERKYRRKDRSPEVSEASATAQYAAIVKSNEKTDGVWDYLADIHHPTLVVDGSNDLIIPTINGFTLQQRLPNAQLIVYPDSSHGPQNQYPELFVAHTTMFLDA, from the coding sequence ATGACCACGCATACACACCAAACTGCGCCTACCCAATTCGTCGAAGCCAACGGCATCCGCTTCGCCTATCGGCGCTTCGGCAAGACCGGCGGCGTACCGATCGTCATGAACATTCATTTCCGCGGCACCATGGACCATTGGGACCCGGCGGTGACCGACGGCCTGGCCGCGCAGCGCGAAGTCATCCTGTTCGACAACGCGGGCATTGGAGCCAGCACGGGCGAGACGCCGTCGACCATCCCCGGCATGGCGACAGACGCCATCGCCTTCATCAAAGCGCTTGGGATCGGCAAGACTGACGTCCTCGGCTATTCGGTCGGCGGCAAGGTCGCTCAGGAGATCGCCGTGCAGGCTCCCGATCTGGTGCGCAAACTGGTCCTGGTGGGCACCGGGCCGCGCGGCGCCGACACCGCTGCCAGCAAATCGGCAGAGATCTTCTCTGCCACCTACGATCCGCCCGAACATCTGTGGATCGCCGCGCATTTCCTGCCCAATGCAACCGGCCGCGCGGCCGGACTGAAGTACCTCGAACGCAAGTATCGCCGCAAGGACCGCAGCCCGGAGGTGAGCGAGGCATCGGCCACGGCGCAGTACGCGGCGATCGTCAAGTCAAACGAGAAGACCGACGGAGTGTGGGATTACCTGGCCGATATCCATCATCCGACTCTGGTGGTCGACGGCAGCAACGACCTGATCATACCCACGATCAACGGATTCACGCTGCAGCAGCGCCTGCCGAACGCGCAACTCATCGTCTATCCGGATTCGAGCCACGGGCCTCAGAACCAGTACCCGGAGCTCTTCGTGGCCCACACCACCATGTTCCTGGATGCATAA